CTCCGGGCAGCCTTCCATGCCCTTCAGGGAGGGGCGATGGAAAACCCGACTCTCCGTCGGGAGCTGCTGCAGGGGATGTCGCAGGCGACCACTGAGCTGACCCGCTTGCTGGAGGACCTCACGCAGCTCTATCGCCATGCCGCTGGCCCCCTCTCTCTGCAGCGGCGTCTCCTCACGCTGACGCCATGGCTTCGAGAACGCGCGGCCCTCTGGGCTGAAATGGCCCGTGAGAGAGCCCTGCACTGGAAGGAGGAGATCCCCCCGGATCTTCCCGCGATCCAAGCGGATCCCGAGCGACTGGCCCAGGCGCTGGAGAATCTGGTGGATAATGCCATCAAGTTCACGCCGGCAGGGGGATCGGTCACCCTCCGCGCGGAGGTCCGGGATCGGGAGGTCTGGATTTGTGTTCAGGACACCGGCCCAGGGATCCCCATGGAGGACCTGCCGCGCCTCTTCGAGCCATTCTACCGGGGCCGTCAGGAAGGTCGCCCGGGCCTGGGGCTGGGATTGTTCCTCGCCCGGACCATCGTGGAGGCCCACGGCGGGCGCCTGGATGTGGAGAGCCGGGCTGGGGAGGGAAGCTGTTTTATGCTGATCCTGCCGCTGACGATAGGAGGTTAAGATGCTGAACCCGATGGTGCCGGCATGGGAGATCGCAATCCGTGCCATGGTCGTTTATCTGGTCATCCTGATCGGCCTGCGCCTGAGCGGAAAGCGGGAGATCGGCCAGATGACGTTCTTCGACTTGGTGCTGTTGTTGTTGCTGGCCAATGCGGTTCAGAACGCTATGGTCGGGCCCGATACCTCCCTGACCGGGGGGCTCTTGGCGGCGGGGGTCCTGCTGACCCTGAACGCCGCCGTGGCGTATGGGCGCCTCCGATGGCGGCCGCTGCGGATCCTGCTGGAGGGGACACCTACTT
The nucleotide sequence above comes from Thermoflexus sp.. Encoded proteins:
- a CDS encoding HAMP domain-containing sensor histidine kinase, whose translation is QGEIVWQAALRGTDSDIILDVLVPVTNDQGVRLGYVRLLHRLPDVTEGFQRVRRLVLGTLGVGLLLSALFGWILAQSLSRPLQQVARAIAEAPLEGPAVTLPESGPQEVRQLIRVFNRLQRRRVELEEARRLLLRSVVHEFGRLIGALRAAFHALQGGAMENPTLRRELLQGMSQATTELTRLLEDLTQLYRHAAGPLSLQRRLLTLTPWLRERAALWAEMARERALHWKEEIPPDLPAIQADPERLAQALENLVDNAIKFTPAGGSVTLRAEVRDREVWICVQDTGPGIPMEDLPRLFEPFYRGRQEGRPGLGLGLFLARTIVEAHGGRLDVESRAGEGSCFMLILPLTIGG
- a CDS encoding DUF421 domain-containing protein yields the protein MLNPMVPAWEIAIRAMVVYLVILIGLRLSGKREIGQMTFFDLVLLLLLANAVQNAMVGPDTSLTGGLLAAGVLLTLNAAVAYGRLRWRPLRILLEGTPTLLVLHGQVLEHNLRREGLDVELLKTALREHGVTDIRDVEMAVLEVDGSISVIPTGGTTHRIRHPARFLRRSG